In Kryptolebias marmoratus isolate JLee-2015 linkage group LG22, ASM164957v2, whole genome shotgun sequence, a single window of DNA contains:
- the zbtb18 gene encoding zinc finger and BTB domain-containing protein 18 isoform X3: MEFPDHSRHLLQCLSEQRHQGFLCDSTVLVGDAQFRAHRAVLASCSMYFHLFYKDQLDKRDVVHLNSDIVTAPAFSLLLEFMYEGKLQFQDLPVEDVLAAASYLHMYDIVKVCKKRLKRKATAEADSTRREDDGGSSCSDKADSLSEGSTGRPATADLLHSDEEEEGKAEGGPLWLRLPSADRPVTPGMARTSPGRGEPEAQAGEGLGEGGKVLSPAGSPSSSTGSLSQRSHRSVSSRGGHRGRRVSNDAADCVLDLSVKPIAGSNHTNHHQSFFSGAATPDSLQSPLAVRVKVERGVASDEEEELGGGDYDMEHSGLTKTPVPSTNGGLSHHGVGGPLSAQRRLGLEAHLSALREASLASELERDEKPPASADDEDILGGENERAQAEAASMDTSLLPYVSNMLSAQHTQIFMCPLCNKVFPSPHILQLHLSSHFREQEGIRSKPAGDVNVPTCTICSKTFSCMYTLKRHERTHSGEKPYTCTTCGKSFQYSHNLSRHAVVHTREKPHACKWCERRFTQSGDLYRHIRKFHCELVNSLSVKSEPLALPNVRDWAIEDSSQELWK, from the coding sequence ATGGAGTTCCCAGACCACAGCAGACATTTACTTCAGTGTCTGAGCGAGCAGCGCCACCAGGGCTTTCTGTGTGACTCCACGGTGCTGGTGGGCGATGCCCAGTTCCGTGCACACCGGGCCGTGTTGGCCTCCTGCAGCATGTACTTTCACCTTTTCTACAAGGACCAGCTAGACAAGAGAGACGTGGTGCACCTCAACAGCGACATTGTGACGGCGCCGGCCTTCTCCCTACTGCTGGAGTTCATGTACGAGGGCAAGCTGCAGTTCCAGGACCTCCCCGTAGAGGATGTGCTGGCAGCGGCGAGCTACTTGCACATGTATGACATTGTCAAGGTGTGCAAGAAGCGTTTAAAGCGGAAGGCCACAGCAGAGGCAGACAGCACGCGCAGAGAAGACGACGGCGGGTCCAGCTGCTCTGACAAGGCTGACAGCCTATCAGAAGGTTCGACGGGTCGGCCTGCTACTGCCGACCTGCTTcacagtgatgaagaggaggaggggaaggcTGAGGGAGGCCCACTGTGGCTGAGGTTGCCGTCTGCGGACAGGCCAGTGACCCCAGGCATGGCTAGAACCAGCCCAGGACGCGGTGAGCCTGAAGCTCAGGCAGGCGAAGGCctgggggagggagggaaggtGCTGTCCCCGGCCGGCAGCCCCAGCAGCTCCACTGGATCCCTCTCTCAGAGGTCCCACCGCTCGGTGAGTTCTCGTGGAGGGCACAGAGGCAGGAGGGTGTCGAACGATGCAGCTGACTGCGTCCTGGACCTGTCAGTGAAGCCAATCGCAGGTAGCAACCACACCAACCACCATCAGTCATTTTTCAGTGGGGCAGCGACACCGGACAGCCTGCAGAGCCCCTTGGCTGTGAGGGTGAAGGTGGAGAGGGGTGTAGCTtcagatgaagaagaggaatTGGGAGGTGGAGACTATGACATGGAGCACAGTGGCCTCACCAAAACCCCGGTTCCCAGCACTAATGGAGGCCTGAGCCACCACGGGGTTGGGGGGCCTCTGTCGGCCCAGCGAAGGCTCGGGCTGGAGGCGCACCTGTCCGCCCTGCGGGAGGCGTCTCTGGCCTCAGAGCTGGAGCGGGACGAGAAGCCTCCAGCCTCAGCAGACGACGAGGACATACTGGGAGGAGAAAACGAGCGTGCCCAGGCTGAGGCGGCCAGCATGGATACCTCGCTACTGCCTTACGTCTCCAACATGCTGTCGGCCCAACACACCCAGATCTTCATGTGCCCGCTGTGCAACAAGGTTTTCCCCTCCCCTCACATCCTCCAGCTTCACCTCAGCTCCCACTTCAGGGAGCAGGAGGGCATCCGCTCCAAGCCCGCCGGAGACGTCAACGTGCCCACCTGCACCATCTGCAGCAAAACCTTCTCCTGCATGTACACGCTGAAGCGCCACGAGCGGACTCACTCCGGTGAAAAACCCTACACCTGCACCACCTGTGGCAAGAGCTTCCAGTACTCTCACAACCTCAGCCGCCACGCAGTGGTGCACACGCGCGAGAAGCCACACGCTTGCAAGTGGTGCGAGCGGCGCTTCACGCAATCCGGGGACCTTTACCGACACATCCGCAAGTTCCATTGCGAACTGGTCAACTCGCTGTCCGTGAAGAGCGAACCGCTGGCGCTGCCCAATGTCAGGGATTGGGCGATTGAGGACAGCTCCCAGGAACTGTGGAAGTAG
- the zbtb18 gene encoding zinc finger and BTB domain-containing protein 18 isoform X2 — MRTAAGYEDGRMEFPDHSRHLLQCLSEQRHQGFLCDSTVLVGDAQFRAHRAVLASCSMYFHLFYKDQLDKRDVVHLNSDIVTAPAFSLLLEFMYEGKLQFQDLPVEDVLAAASYLHMYDIVKVCKKRLKRKATAEADSTRREDDGGSSCSDKADSLSEGSTGRPATADLLHSDEEEEGKAEGGPLWLRLPSADRPVTPGMARTSPGRGEPEAQAGEGLGEGGKVLSPAGSPSSSTGSLSQRSHRSVSSRGGHRGRRVSNDAADCVLDLSVKPIAGSNHTNHHQSFFSGAATPDSLQSPLAVRVKVERGVASDEEEELGGGDYDMEHSGLTKTPVPSTNGGLSHHGVGGPLSAQRRLGLEAHLSALREASLASELERDEKPPASADDEDILGGENERAQAEAASMDTSLLPYVSNMLSAQHTQIFMCPLCNKVFPSPHILQLHLSSHFREQEGIRSKPAGDVNVPTCTICSKTFSCMYTLKRHERTHSGEKPYTCTTCGKSFQYSHNLSRHAVVHTREKPHACKWCERRFTQSGDLYRHIRKFHCELVNSLSVKSEPLALPNVRDWAIEDSSQELWK; from the exons ATGCGTACTGCTGCAG GTTATGAGGACGGCAGGATGGAGTTCCCAGACCACAGCAGACATTTACTTCAGTGTCTGAGCGAGCAGCGCCACCAGGGCTTTCTGTGTGACTCCACGGTGCTGGTGGGCGATGCCCAGTTCCGTGCACACCGGGCCGTGTTGGCCTCCTGCAGCATGTACTTTCACCTTTTCTACAAGGACCAGCTAGACAAGAGAGACGTGGTGCACCTCAACAGCGACATTGTGACGGCGCCGGCCTTCTCCCTACTGCTGGAGTTCATGTACGAGGGCAAGCTGCAGTTCCAGGACCTCCCCGTAGAGGATGTGCTGGCAGCGGCGAGCTACTTGCACATGTATGACATTGTCAAGGTGTGCAAGAAGCGTTTAAAGCGGAAGGCCACAGCAGAGGCAGACAGCACGCGCAGAGAAGACGACGGCGGGTCCAGCTGCTCTGACAAGGCTGACAGCCTATCAGAAGGTTCGACGGGTCGGCCTGCTACTGCCGACCTGCTTcacagtgatgaagaggaggaggggaaggcTGAGGGAGGCCCACTGTGGCTGAGGTTGCCGTCTGCGGACAGGCCAGTGACCCCAGGCATGGCTAGAACCAGCCCAGGACGCGGTGAGCCTGAAGCTCAGGCAGGCGAAGGCctgggggagggagggaaggtGCTGTCCCCGGCCGGCAGCCCCAGCAGCTCCACTGGATCCCTCTCTCAGAGGTCCCACCGCTCGGTGAGTTCTCGTGGAGGGCACAGAGGCAGGAGGGTGTCGAACGATGCAGCTGACTGCGTCCTGGACCTGTCAGTGAAGCCAATCGCAGGTAGCAACCACACCAACCACCATCAGTCATTTTTCAGTGGGGCAGCGACACCGGACAGCCTGCAGAGCCCCTTGGCTGTGAGGGTGAAGGTGGAGAGGGGTGTAGCTtcagatgaagaagaggaatTGGGAGGTGGAGACTATGACATGGAGCACAGTGGCCTCACCAAAACCCCGGTTCCCAGCACTAATGGAGGCCTGAGCCACCACGGGGTTGGGGGGCCTCTGTCGGCCCAGCGAAGGCTCGGGCTGGAGGCGCACCTGTCCGCCCTGCGGGAGGCGTCTCTGGCCTCAGAGCTGGAGCGGGACGAGAAGCCTCCAGCCTCAGCAGACGACGAGGACATACTGGGAGGAGAAAACGAGCGTGCCCAGGCTGAGGCGGCCAGCATGGATACCTCGCTACTGCCTTACGTCTCCAACATGCTGTCGGCCCAACACACCCAGATCTTCATGTGCCCGCTGTGCAACAAGGTTTTCCCCTCCCCTCACATCCTCCAGCTTCACCTCAGCTCCCACTTCAGGGAGCAGGAGGGCATCCGCTCCAAGCCCGCCGGAGACGTCAACGTGCCCACCTGCACCATCTGCAGCAAAACCTTCTCCTGCATGTACACGCTGAAGCGCCACGAGCGGACTCACTCCGGTGAAAAACCCTACACCTGCACCACCTGTGGCAAGAGCTTCCAGTACTCTCACAACCTCAGCCGCCACGCAGTGGTGCACACGCGCGAGAAGCCACACGCTTGCAAGTGGTGCGAGCGGCGCTTCACGCAATCCGGGGACCTTTACCGACACATCCGCAAGTTCCATTGCGAACTGGTCAACTCGCTGTCCGTGAAGAGCGAACCGCTGGCGCTGCCCAATGTCAGGGATTGGGCGATTGAGGACAGCTCCCAGGAACTGTGGAAGTAG
- the zbtb18 gene encoding zinc finger and BTB domain-containing protein 18 isoform X1 has protein sequence MYFLRQDKSTWLTGYEDGRMEFPDHSRHLLQCLSEQRHQGFLCDSTVLVGDAQFRAHRAVLASCSMYFHLFYKDQLDKRDVVHLNSDIVTAPAFSLLLEFMYEGKLQFQDLPVEDVLAAASYLHMYDIVKVCKKRLKRKATAEADSTRREDDGGSSCSDKADSLSEGSTGRPATADLLHSDEEEEGKAEGGPLWLRLPSADRPVTPGMARTSPGRGEPEAQAGEGLGEGGKVLSPAGSPSSSTGSLSQRSHRSVSSRGGHRGRRVSNDAADCVLDLSVKPIAGSNHTNHHQSFFSGAATPDSLQSPLAVRVKVERGVASDEEEELGGGDYDMEHSGLTKTPVPSTNGGLSHHGVGGPLSAQRRLGLEAHLSALREASLASELERDEKPPASADDEDILGGENERAQAEAASMDTSLLPYVSNMLSAQHTQIFMCPLCNKVFPSPHILQLHLSSHFREQEGIRSKPAGDVNVPTCTICSKTFSCMYTLKRHERTHSGEKPYTCTTCGKSFQYSHNLSRHAVVHTREKPHACKWCERRFTQSGDLYRHIRKFHCELVNSLSVKSEPLALPNVRDWAIEDSSQELWK, from the exons ATGTATTTTCTCAGGCAGGACAAATCAACTTGGTTAACAG GTTATGAGGACGGCAGGATGGAGTTCCCAGACCACAGCAGACATTTACTTCAGTGTCTGAGCGAGCAGCGCCACCAGGGCTTTCTGTGTGACTCCACGGTGCTGGTGGGCGATGCCCAGTTCCGTGCACACCGGGCCGTGTTGGCCTCCTGCAGCATGTACTTTCACCTTTTCTACAAGGACCAGCTAGACAAGAGAGACGTGGTGCACCTCAACAGCGACATTGTGACGGCGCCGGCCTTCTCCCTACTGCTGGAGTTCATGTACGAGGGCAAGCTGCAGTTCCAGGACCTCCCCGTAGAGGATGTGCTGGCAGCGGCGAGCTACTTGCACATGTATGACATTGTCAAGGTGTGCAAGAAGCGTTTAAAGCGGAAGGCCACAGCAGAGGCAGACAGCACGCGCAGAGAAGACGACGGCGGGTCCAGCTGCTCTGACAAGGCTGACAGCCTATCAGAAGGTTCGACGGGTCGGCCTGCTACTGCCGACCTGCTTcacagtgatgaagaggaggaggggaaggcTGAGGGAGGCCCACTGTGGCTGAGGTTGCCGTCTGCGGACAGGCCAGTGACCCCAGGCATGGCTAGAACCAGCCCAGGACGCGGTGAGCCTGAAGCTCAGGCAGGCGAAGGCctgggggagggagggaaggtGCTGTCCCCGGCCGGCAGCCCCAGCAGCTCCACTGGATCCCTCTCTCAGAGGTCCCACCGCTCGGTGAGTTCTCGTGGAGGGCACAGAGGCAGGAGGGTGTCGAACGATGCAGCTGACTGCGTCCTGGACCTGTCAGTGAAGCCAATCGCAGGTAGCAACCACACCAACCACCATCAGTCATTTTTCAGTGGGGCAGCGACACCGGACAGCCTGCAGAGCCCCTTGGCTGTGAGGGTGAAGGTGGAGAGGGGTGTAGCTtcagatgaagaagaggaatTGGGAGGTGGAGACTATGACATGGAGCACAGTGGCCTCACCAAAACCCCGGTTCCCAGCACTAATGGAGGCCTGAGCCACCACGGGGTTGGGGGGCCTCTGTCGGCCCAGCGAAGGCTCGGGCTGGAGGCGCACCTGTCCGCCCTGCGGGAGGCGTCTCTGGCCTCAGAGCTGGAGCGGGACGAGAAGCCTCCAGCCTCAGCAGACGACGAGGACATACTGGGAGGAGAAAACGAGCGTGCCCAGGCTGAGGCGGCCAGCATGGATACCTCGCTACTGCCTTACGTCTCCAACATGCTGTCGGCCCAACACACCCAGATCTTCATGTGCCCGCTGTGCAACAAGGTTTTCCCCTCCCCTCACATCCTCCAGCTTCACCTCAGCTCCCACTTCAGGGAGCAGGAGGGCATCCGCTCCAAGCCCGCCGGAGACGTCAACGTGCCCACCTGCACCATCTGCAGCAAAACCTTCTCCTGCATGTACACGCTGAAGCGCCACGAGCGGACTCACTCCGGTGAAAAACCCTACACCTGCACCACCTGTGGCAAGAGCTTCCAGTACTCTCACAACCTCAGCCGCCACGCAGTGGTGCACACGCGCGAGAAGCCACACGCTTGCAAGTGGTGCGAGCGGCGCTTCACGCAATCCGGGGACCTTTACCGACACATCCGCAAGTTCCATTGCGAACTGGTCAACTCGCTGTCCGTGAAGAGCGAACCGCTGGCGCTGCCCAATGTCAGGGATTGGGCGATTGAGGACAGCTCCCAGGAACTGTGGAAGTAG